The window ATCTTTAAACACGGATTATTCCATCCTACCCCTGCCAGCAGTGCCTGCAGGGGTACATCCAAGGGCTAAAATTTTTTCTggcctaattttttttttccccatGAAGTGGAATCTCAACCATTGATATGGGGtgtgggcactgcccccacacccaggatcgaaCTAACTAAACACGTACAAAAATAGGTAAGTTCCACTCTATTTCAcataattttcaaattataaaaaaaaatatttgaatacaCCCTACATCAAATTGTCCACTTGTAGGTTGATAcaataagttctcaaattttaGTTCGATATATTAATTTTCCATTTTCATCATTTTGATACAATTATTAACGTGTCATCAGACACGTTAGCAATTTTCTCTAACACCAGCAATTTCGATATCATGTAAGTATTTTGAAGTGTCATATCAGCATTTTTCGGTTCCGTGTTAGCACTATGAAAGCTCAAATAAATCAAAGTCGACGAAGTTTCCCTTCCTACATTTATTCAATTCATGAAGCACTATCGCagccatatacatatatacctAGTAATTAAAAAGCTTATGCTATATATAGTCGACTCCGAACTTGCAAATGCAAAAGGCATAGTTTGTATATTTACAGTACGTGGTAAAGCTCAAAATAATATCCTAAATGGATGAACTAGTAAAATTAACAGAAGGGTCTGAAGATGAGCTGGTGAATGAACTTCTGGACAATGAGTCTCCATTCGTTTTCCTGTCTAGTAATGATGATCATGGAATAGTAGTGGAAACTAGACCCTTCCCTTCGATGGATCCTCGTCTCGTGTCAACGTTGTATTCAGGCCCTACGATTGAAGATGTGGAGAGTTCTTTATCCGAAATTATCTATGGAATCCATAGCATTCAACGCGAAGATAGATCAGAAGCATGCAGGTTCGATATCGTGttggttttttttaatttaattttgctAATACGAGTGCATGAAGTTTgtttgattcgtccgcagaatTTCGGAACTCGGTGGTGTAATCAAGGGTGGTTATAATGGAAACAAGAAGTATAGTTTGAGAATCAAGAATCATGGAAGTGCAATCAGTGATGATGGGTATAAATGGAGGAAATATGGCCAGAAATCCATCAAGAATAGCCCCAATCCCAGGTGGTTGATATAGTATATTACTAGAATTAAAAGCAATATTgcacttaatttttttaaacatcTAAATCGCTTATTAAAATCAATTGGTCTTGAATTTATTTGATGAAaactatttaaaaataatcaaaattttgatatttgtaCTTTGCACACACCGTTAGATATATGTGATTAATGATCTTTGCATCACTCAATGTTTGGCtctgagttttttttttatacaaaaattGGAGTTCAAAAAATAACTTGTTCATCGTCTCATCAACGAATCAAACTTATCGAACATAAGAAAATTACATGCAGAAGCTATTACCGGTGCGCGAAACCGAGATGCAATGCGAAAAAGAGAGTGGAGAGAGCCATGGATGACCCGGATACCCTAATGGTCACCTATGAAGGCCTTCACGTCCACCATGATTACCCATTTTCCTGCCCAACCAGAAAGAAGCTCCAAAGGCCCACACATGAAGCCCAAAATCAGGCCCATGATAAAAGGCCTAAAGTTATCAGTCCATGTACAACAATTGACCCAGTTAATAAGGAGTTTGAAGTTGAAGCAGCACTGATAGGCCCACAAGGCCTGCTTGAAGATATTGTGCCATTTTCTATTAGGAATCCCAATTCTTGATCTTGTGTTTCTTCGCCAAATTTCTTCGTAGAATGTTATTCTCAGTGTTTTTCATAACGTCGAAATAGTCAGAAATTTACATTTCTAAGCGATTGGAAATTAGAAAAATATATAAAGACATAATCACAACTaagtatatttttatttagattCATGGAAAATTTTAACACACTAAGCAACCGAATTATCAATGTTTGACCAGGTGTGATCTTGTGGGACACTGCTCTCATGAGAAGATCAAAGGGCAATTTTAACCACACATATGCGGGGTCCACtaatttctttaaaatcaacGGTCCAGATCTTGTGGGGCACTGTCCTCACAGGTAGCTTCGACACTACCTGGTAAAGGATgccaatcaaatatttttttattgaaaagaATAGAAGAAAAGAAAGTTAGAATATGAGAAACATGTTTTTTCCCTCTAAATAAGATTGGATAAACAATTTTCAGAATGTGAATTGAGAAATTATAAATAACATTGGCCAaatatgaattttaaaaaaGGGCCTGCTTACTCACAAATTTaagttattatattatatatttaaaagttaataatcataattggaaaaagaaagagaaaaaacccaaaaattaaaacgccgtctgtgggaatcgAACCCACGACCACGTGGTTAAAAGCCACGCGCTCTACCAGCTGAGCTAAGACGGCTTGCTGATGACTTGGCTCATAGAATATTATATAACAACGAATAATGAAATATCATAAAGTTCACATGGAATTACGAAATTTAAGACTAAAAAGGATCCATTTAGTCTCTTATCTCTTACTAGGTCCTGCGTTGATTGCGGTTAGTGGAAGATATATTAATTCATAACTAACCCCACTTCATTATGGGGGTGTCATTACTTTCTTGATTCCAATTATATTTGCTCTTACTCTTTCGAATTCATAAAGTCAAATTATGCTGACTTGTCTTCTTTCAGCTATTCAATAATGTTACAAAGAATGTCTAAAGGTGGTAACATATCACCCAATAAAAAAAGTGATTCCGTGCTACGTTTGGTGgcatttattatttcaaattggcccttttcatgatttatatgtgtgtgtgtgtctatgtatgtatatataatataattaggCATCCCTCATCTTATTTTTGTTGTAAGGTCATGACTTTGTGTTCCTAAACATCAAACATCCTTGATAAGATCCAACCAGTGATGTTTGTTTtgctttatgatttaatatttttcaatattagTTGCACAATCGCCACAACAAAGTTCAGTGATCCTAGAACATTTCCCAGTCTGCATCAAAATTCTCAAACAGGAAAAGCTAGGTGCTCATAGATCTGATACCAGCACAAAAAGAAGCATGACCATGAAAACAAAAATGTACAAAGCTTCACATATATAGATACAGATCACGTACAAGTTCTTGCTAATACCACATTCAAGCTGAGGAAGAATTATGTGTAAAGGGACGGTCTTGGATAAGCCATTGGTGAACGTTTTGCTACAGTGTCGGTCTTACCAGACTTGCGTTCACCATTCGGTTGGCTTGGTTTATTACTCCGGTTATCCTTTTGCTCGTTTTTCGGAGAGTCCTGCAGTTGCTCTAACACGGTTATCACATTGTCCATATTTGGCCTAGATCTTGCATCCGTACTCAGGCACTGGAGTGCAAGATTAGCTGCCTTCATGGCTCGTCCCAAAGAATATTGCCCTTCAAGACGGGCGTCGATGACATGAAATATCCTACGCTTGTTGGTGAGGTAAGGTTTCGCCCACTCAACCAAATTGTGCTCCCCTGACGGACGATTCTTGTCTATAGCTTTCTTACCGGATAAAATTTCTAGAAGTACCACCCCGTAACTGTATACATCGCTCTTTGCAGTCAAATGACcttaataacaaaaaaatttgcTATTTAAGAGAACAGGTATAAAAAAAGCTCGGAAAAAAAAATGTTCCTAGATTACCGAAACCAGGAGCCTCGAGTTGGCACGCCGCCATCTATACCTGTGGAAAGATACTCTGGAGCAGCATATCCATAAGTTCCCATCACTCGTGTAGATACATGACTCTTATCTCCAGTTGGGCCGTCTCTTGCCAACCCAAAATCAGAAAGTTTCGCATTGTAGTTCTACAAATTATGGAACGGAAAAACAAGCGGCACAACACACTAAGCAATATGTCGTCTCAAGAATATACGTAACATTTTCAAACATTGAACTGGTAATTCAAAACTATACAACATACACAAGAATTGAAAATGCATACCGAATCAAGCAGGATATTAGAGGTTTTGAAGTCCCTATATATCACTTTCGTCTCAGCGCCATGAAGAAAGGCGAGTCCTCTTGCAGCACCAAGTGCAATTTTCATTCTTAGGCTCCAGGAAAGTGGCTGGAAATAAGAACCTCCTACATTGAGATAATAGCAATCTATCAATAAATTTTCAATTTGACAATAATTTTAACAAATAAACATTATTTTCCGATCACAACAAACGAAATGCACAACGATTATATTAGTATAATCCTGTCAGAATATGTGAAACTCACTCCTGAATAAGTGATTCTCCATGCTACCCTTTGGCATGAACTCATATACCAAAAGCCTCTGTTCGTCCTCTAAACAATAACCGATTAATTTTACAAGATTAGGATGGCGAAGCTGCCCAAGATAGTTGATTTCTGCCTGTTAATCCAAAAAACAATATCcataaaatgtaaaatatatGAATGTGCGACAAGAAGTCAATGGTCTAACTAGAAACATGTCAACTTGCATCCAAAATTAAAGCTCACTCATACAAAAAGAAATATCAATTATACAGCAATAATGGCATATCTTCCCAATCATAGGAGTTTGTTATACTATCCGTATTAATGATTACAAGAAACAGTTAATCCTTTATGTTAGAATCAACAAACATTTTCTGGTATCAAATTTAACGCTATTAAGATTACAATATATCTCTgctatgatttatttattaagaAAGACTGGATATCATCTTTACCCTAATGAATTTTTACTTGCATAAAGAGTTGATTAGTAACAACTGTAACAAGAAATGAGAAAGGTGAAAAAGAGTTTTAGCACTCTAGGCATTAAGCCGTGAATGTATTTCTTTACAGACAATCACATGTAGTTCATGTGTCGCGTTTTTGCTCAATATGTTTATACTACTACAAGTTAGTTTTTGCAAAAAATTCGTTAAAAACCCAAAAATATGGTAAAACATTAACAGGCGACAATCATTACATACCAGCCATTCCTTGTGGCCCTGACACCCTTGTTGGTTCAACCTCTTAACAGCTATCACCATACCAGAGCCAGCCCTCGATGCAGCAAGGGACTGTTCATCAATCCATCCCTTGAAAACCAAACCAAAACCACCTTCCCCTACTACACTATGGGGCTGAAAATTTCTAGTGGCAGCCTTAAGATCATTGAATGTGAAGCTTTTCATATTTGAAGATTGCAATATCTCTCCCTCACTTCGAGGAGTCGGAGGTACTGATGCAGATGAAGCTTTGCTACTTGAATTACTCAACTCTATCCCATCTCCACTGGCCATTTTCGAAGAATTCACACcttcataagagtttgaaattaaGGATAACTAATGAAACTGCAATCGAACCAGTTATCAACAAGGGGGTAGAATCTTTTATTGCCAAATAAATACTCAAAAACAAGGGAGACTTGAAAGTGTCATAGTTAATTTCAAAATTAGCGTTAGACCAGTTTTCGACAAACAATTAGAAACTATGGATCAGTAAAACAGACTCATATTCTGGATGGCATAAACAAATCTGTGGAATGCATGATGATAAAGTTATAAAAATTAAGGCAACAAAATCTATTTAATTCACGAAATACTAACAAACAAATCTACAATATGTACCGAGGCGAGAATCCTCACActcgtaaaaaaaataaagaaaacaccatcattttcaagaaaattaagaAGAACTTCAAACTAAGGCCTTATTTTCTCAGGTGAAACAAACGATTATTTTCCTCCTATAAATCAAGAAACTAAAAACAGGTGAAGATTATCCAAAATATACCTGTACCAGTGTGAAAAGGGCTCTCGGCCTTTATCTGGTTGCTTGAGCAAATCCCCATCAAAATTCCAAGTCACTCTCCCAAAAgtccaaaaaaaaaacagaaacaaAAATAAATGCTCGTATTCTTGTGGCAGCTCAAAGACACAGGTCACAAAAAATGATGTCTCAAATCCGAAATCAAGTACAAGATTTCATATCTTTCATTACATGTTCAAATTAACTAAAGCAAACAAAACTAGTGGCCTGGGTCTAATCTGAATCCCTTTGGGTTTTCTTGATTCCTTTCTCTAAAAGTAAGGTGTTACCCGCCAGCTCACCAATCCTCTCTCGTCAAAGTTTAAACCAGATATTCTTGATTACAAAACAACAAAAAGATGAGATTTTTCGTGGAGAAACAGAAAAGGAAGATGAAGTATAGATGAGTAAATGGTTCTCCTTCATGGGATTTCTGAGTGCTTTCTAAAATTTAATTCAATCAAAGGTCTCCTTCCTCGTAAGGGGGCTCACGTGCAAATAATCCTTTTTAGATCTCTGCTGTATTCCAGATTGTCCCGCTTCTTGTCTTTTCCATGGAGTACAAATTTGAGGTGGGTCGGAATATTGGTCAAATTTTGTAATTAGTAATGGAATTTGTGTTATGTCAATTATTTATTTGGTATCTGCTATGTGATTCACATGGATGATTGACGACCTTTAAAAGAGAATACTTTGGAATTATGAACAGATTATTTTTAAtggcaattttttttataaaagtatGGAACTGAGTCTTTTCAtctattttcattatttaacgAGAAACTTTTTTATaattgatattattatatcatatatatGTGTATCCAAAAATAGGGTAGGTCTcttctcacgaatctttatttgtgagacgagtcaatccaaccgatattcataataaaaagtaatattcttagtataaaaaataataatttttcatgcatgactcaaataagagatttgtctcacaaaatacgatccgtgagaccgctTCACACACGTTTTGcaccaaaaatataataaataaatttaaattgagattctataattttagtttaaaattttatagaATAAATGAAGTTTTCTACAAGTAGTTCAGTGGCGAGTGTTGGAAGAATTCCATATTATCTCGATATCATTGGTTTTATTGGGTTCCACGCCACCTACCAAGAACAAAGAAAGATAAATTAATCATTGAAAAAACATAATTTGAATATTTACTCACATTTGCTAAAATCCACCAATGCACATCTGTTTGGTTGGGGGATGAGATTTTCAACAATTgccattaaaataatttatcctaTAATTATGCCAAATTTCAAACTAGGGAATGATCGAGTAGCGAGCTAACCGAAGTCGATTCTGGCAGACGGGAAAAGTTGATCGACGGGCAACGAGGGCTATATCTTGGTCATTGATCTAGCAAGAGAGCAGGGAcggatttagtgtagggcgaacgggggccacggccccccccaaaaaattttaaaaaattttttagtatatattaattttttttaaactaaatatataaacagatatatatatatatatacatggccCTCCCAAAATGAATGATATGTTCATGTATCTCAGTGGCTAAAGCCAATTATAACGTTTGCTCCAACCGATTTCGAAACCTGatccctcttttttttttttggcttagcgacggttgtgacgGAAACTGTCGCAAAATCCGCGACGGTTTCTTATAACCGTcgccatatagcgacggttgttgagAAAACCATCGCGAAATAAACTAAGCGGCCTCCCAGTGTCGAAATCCTATATCCGCTCCTGCAAGAGAGTTAGCATTGATCCGACGATAGGGTTATTTTAGTGAGAGAGATGGTCTGAACAACTTAAGCCCAATGCCAATTAATTACATGGGCTTGGATGCAGTTTATTTAAGCAAAAGATTCCgaaaatacaatatatacatttttatataaaattatatttaaatatttatcttGTTAGTATTTAATTACTCTGATTATGTATCGGTTAATTAGATCCTATTTATGTGGTACTACCCTCACTTCATTTCAATGGGTAAGATCTTGCCAcaaatacaatttcaaaaaaaagtgggtcatatatatacatgagcaaatcttgatcatccatcctatcatgggAGAAATGCTCATATGAATAGAATGA is drawn from Primulina eburnea isolate SZY01 chromosome 10, ASM2296580v1, whole genome shotgun sequence and contains these coding sequences:
- the LOC140842513 gene encoding receptor-like cytoplasmic kinase 176 isoform X2 gives rise to the protein MGICSSNQIKAESPFHTGVNSSKMASGDGIELSNSSSKASSASVPPTPRSEGEILQSSNMKSFTFNDLKAATRNFQPHSVVGEGGFGLVFKGWIDEQSLAASRAGSGMVIAVKRLNQQGCQGHKEWLAEINYLGQLRHPNLVKLIGYCLEDEQRLLVYEFMPKGSMENHLFRRGSYFQPLSWSLRMKIALGAARGLAFLHGAETKVIYRDFKTSNILLDSNYNAKLSDFGLARDGPTGDKSHVSTRVMGTYGYAAPEYLSTGHLTAKSDVYSYGVVLLEILSGKKAIDKNRPSGEHNLVEWAKPYLTNKRRIFHVIDARLEGQYSLGRAMKAANLALQCLSTDARSRPNMDNVITVLEQLQDSPKNEQKDNRSNKPSQPNGERKSGKTDTVAKRSPMAYPRPSLYT
- the LOC140842513 gene encoding receptor-like cytoplasmic kinase 176 isoform X1, producing the protein MGICSSNQIKAESPFHTGTGVNSSKMASGDGIELSNSSSKASSASVPPTPRSEGEILQSSNMKSFTFNDLKAATRNFQPHSVVGEGGFGLVFKGWIDEQSLAASRAGSGMVIAVKRLNQQGCQGHKEWLAEINYLGQLRHPNLVKLIGYCLEDEQRLLVYEFMPKGSMENHLFRRGSYFQPLSWSLRMKIALGAARGLAFLHGAETKVIYRDFKTSNILLDSNYNAKLSDFGLARDGPTGDKSHVSTRVMGTYGYAAPEYLSTGHLTAKSDVYSYGVVLLEILSGKKAIDKNRPSGEHNLVEWAKPYLTNKRRIFHVIDARLEGQYSLGRAMKAANLALQCLSTDARSRPNMDNVITVLEQLQDSPKNEQKDNRSNKPSQPNGERKSGKTDTVAKRSPMAYPRPSLYT
- the LOC140842514 gene encoding probable WRKY transcription factor 49, with the protein product MDELVKLTEGSEDELVNELLDNESPFVFLSSNDDHGIVVETRPFPSMDPRLVSTLYSGPTIEDVESSLSEIIYGIHSIQREDRSEACRISELGGVIKGGYNGNKKYSLRIKNHGSAISDDGYKWRKYGQKSIKNSPNPRSYYRCAKPRCNAKKRVERAMDDPDTLMVTYEGLHVHHDYPFSCPTRKKLQRPTHEAQNQAHDKRPKVISPCTTIDPVNKEFEVEAALIGPQGLLEDIVPFSIRNPNS